One Brachyspira pilosicoli P43/6/78 genomic window carries:
- a CDS encoding TetR/AcrR family transcriptional regulator C-terminal domain-containing protein gives MKTLNNKSTIKVNKTKKILEDALGALLEEKPFEEIRVIDICSKANMHRSTFYTYFNDKYELLKSKLDEYEAKFLEDLQRYKIEDKLKDFHIDIMIKILQYFYFNRKYLKIIFQNNKDNSITKILQKYLEAYVIEGVKDMKLAKPDKPYFFNVMGAFYSGAFITVISEWILNDCTIKPQELAECISDIIMQRIFVYE, from the coding sequence ATGAAAACTTTGAACAATAAATCTACTATCAAAGTAAATAAGACAAAGAAAATATTAGAAGATGCTCTAGGTGCCTTGCTCGAAGAAAAACCGTTTGAAGAAATTAGAGTTATAGATATATGTTCAAAAGCTAATATGCATAGAAGTACTTTTTATACTTATTTTAATGATAAATATGAACTTTTAAAATCAAAATTAGATGAGTATGAAGCAAAGTTTTTGGAAGATTTACAAAGATACAAAATAGAAGATAAATTAAAAGATTTCCATATAGATATAATGATAAAGATTTTGCAGTATTTTTATTTTAACAGAAAATATTTAAAGATTATTTTTCAAAACAATAAAGATAACAGCATTACAAAGATATTACAAAAGTATTTAGAAGCTTATGTTATAGAGGGTGTAAAGGATATGAAGCTTGCTAAACCTGATAAACCTTATTTCTTTAATGTGATGGGTGCTTTTTATTCTGGAGCTTTTATTACTGTAATTAGTGAATGGATTTTAAATGATTGTACTATAAAACCTCAGGAACTTGCTGAGTGTATATCTGATATTATTATGCAAAGAATTTTTGTGTATGAATAA
- a CDS encoding YhjD/YihY/BrkB family envelope integrity protein, with translation MAKIKIFTNKIKTFFQKEIYSIDTANVNPAYRFFINLYRVITFAITDFFKDDCTIRAASLTYLVTLSFIPALIVGLFVLRIFNIYQNIFILIFDWMEKNAPFYEPMVRQILNIADNTDLASFGIIGVISTLISASLILHNIQKSLIKIWRVKIRTSIPRVAVNYIALLILIPVSIGISFTLITYSSIALYYLPAIVRILISWVTPVIAMSLLVLFSYVLVPQTKVNWSNALISSVLVAIAIITLFSVYFKLNINVKNYKQIFDSDKYKTEYIVREVNLLNNKNELADIKLDRISYRIIEDEGTGISAATYEREVISSNALFFTNFAPNIYEQVRKYNFQLDDIVTITSENSLLTSIEPAELSSASAFAQIPVLLLLLYIVWIIILFGAELTYSLQYFRSYGVDVTNIKLSFAEKEMIALEFMHTIAYRFINNKKCMSMYDLARDLRVAPSVLNDIADSLEEAQYIVKIVNGSTTSYTLACPPEHITIGDILYKLKMTGGFRAKHFNRNDKYKNIIYQNKAISAKDYNTTLLALVESKKK, from the coding sequence ATGGCTAAAATCAAAATTTTTACTAACAAAATCAAAACTTTTTTTCAAAAGGAAATTTATTCTATAGATACAGCAAATGTAAACCCTGCATATAGATTCTTTATAAATTTATATAGAGTTATAACTTTTGCAATAACAGACTTTTTTAAAGATGACTGTACTATAAGAGCAGCATCATTAACATATCTTGTTACACTTTCTTTTATACCAGCATTAATAGTTGGTTTGTTTGTACTTAGAATATTTAATATTTATCAAAATATATTTATTTTAATATTTGATTGGATGGAAAAAAACGCTCCTTTCTATGAACCTATGGTAAGGCAAATTTTAAATATTGCTGATAATACAGATTTAGCAAGCTTCGGTATTATAGGTGTAATATCTACTTTAATAAGTGCTAGTTTAATACTTCATAATATTCAAAAATCACTCATTAAAATTTGGCGTGTAAAAATAAGAACTTCTATACCAAGGGTAGCTGTAAACTATATTGCTCTTTTAATATTAATTCCTGTTTCTATTGGTATATCTTTTACTTTAATAACTTATTCTTCTATAGCTTTATATTATTTGCCTGCTATTGTAAGAATATTAATATCTTGGGTTACACCTGTTATTGCTATGAGTTTGCTTGTATTATTTTCTTATGTATTAGTACCGCAAACTAAAGTTAATTGGTCTAATGCTTTAATATCTTCTGTGCTTGTGGCTATTGCTATTATCACTTTATTTAGTGTATATTTTAAATTAAATATAAACGTAAAAAATTATAAACAAATATTTGACAGCGATAAATATAAAACTGAATATATTGTAAGAGAAGTAAATCTTTTAAATAATAAAAATGAATTAGCAGACATAAAATTAGATAGAATAAGTTATAGGATAATAGAAGATGAAGGAACTGGAATATCTGCTGCTACATATGAAAGAGAAGTAATATCCAGCAATGCTTTATTTTTTACAAACTTTGCTCCTAATATATATGAACAGGTGAGAAAATATAATTTCCAATTAGATGATATAGTAACTATCACAAGCGAAAACTCTCTTCTAACAAGCATAGAACCTGCAGAGTTATCATCAGCAAGTGCATTTGCTCAAATACCAGTGCTTTTACTATTGCTTTATATTGTATGGATAATTATATTATTTGGTGCAGAGTTAACTTATTCGCTTCAATATTTCAGGTCTTATGGAGTAGATGTAACAAACATAAAATTATCTTTTGCAGAAAAAGAAATGATAGCTTTAGAGTTTATGCATACAATAGCCTACAGATTTATAAATAATAAAAAATGCATGTCTATGTATGATTTGGCAAGAGATTTAAGAGTTGCCCCTTCTGTATTAAACGATATAGCAGATTCTTTAGAAGAAGCTCAATATATAGTAAAAATAGTAAATGGCTCTACAACTTCATATACATTAGCATGCCCTCCAGAACATATAACTATTGGAGATATTTTATATAAACTAAAAATGACAGGCGGTTTTAGAGCTAAACACTTTAACAGAAATGATAAATACAAAAATATTATATATCAAAATAAAGCAATATCTGCTAAAGATTATAACACAACACTTTTAGCATTAGTTGAAAGCAAGAAGAAATAA